The proteins below come from a single Micromonospora citrea genomic window:
- a CDS encoding aminotransferase class IV family protein, which translates to MTSFVVHRNGRAATAEDLAPLAFAGYAHFTAMQVRDGGIRGLDLHLERLRSASLEMFGQALPDDRVRSFLRAAVAAGPADLSLVATVYSPAGEFTVAGADIELEVLVRTGPAASGPEGPLALATVEHERVLPTFKHVGEVAKTYFLRQAVGQGFDDAAFVDRRGRLSEASIWNLAFWDGTAVVWPEAEVLGGTTMGIVRRQLDRLSVPQRVREVTLADLPTLAGGVVMNSWTPGVALRRIDSVPLPEAPGFVELLHRAYRAEPLTSP; encoded by the coding sequence ATGACCTCTTTCGTAGTTCACCGCAACGGCCGGGCGGCAACCGCCGAGGACCTCGCGCCGCTCGCCTTCGCCGGCTATGCCCACTTCACCGCCATGCAGGTGCGCGACGGCGGGATCCGGGGCCTCGACCTGCACCTGGAACGGCTGCGCTCCGCCTCCCTCGAGATGTTCGGCCAGGCGCTGCCCGACGATCGCGTGCGGTCCTTCCTCCGCGCGGCGGTGGCGGCCGGTCCGGCCGACCTCTCACTGGTGGCCACGGTCTACTCGCCGGCGGGTGAGTTCACCGTCGCGGGTGCCGACATCGAGCTGGAGGTGCTGGTCCGCACCGGGCCGGCCGCGTCCGGTCCGGAGGGCCCGCTGGCACTGGCGACGGTCGAGCACGAGCGAGTCCTCCCCACCTTCAAGCACGTCGGCGAGGTCGCCAAGACGTACTTCCTCCGTCAGGCCGTCGGGCAGGGTTTCGACGACGCCGCCTTCGTCGACCGTCGGGGTCGGCTCAGCGAGGCGTCCATCTGGAACCTCGCCTTCTGGGACGGCACCGCCGTGGTGTGGCCGGAGGCCGAGGTGCTGGGCGGGACCACCATGGGCATCGTCCGCCGCCAGTTGGACCGCCTCAGTGTTCCCCAACGCGTCCGGGAGGTCACGCTCGCCGACCTGCCCACGCTGGCCGGGGGCGTGGTCATGAACTCGTGGACGCCGGGCGTGGCGCTGCGCCGGATCGACTCCGTGCCCCTGCCGGAGGCGCCGGGCTTCGTGGAGCTGCTCCACCGTGCCTACCGGGCCGAGCCGCTCACCTCGCCGTAG
- the lipB gene encoding lipoyl(octanoyl) transferase LipB, which translates to MTTTTPGLTAVRAGVLDYQAAWDEQRRLHESVVAGERGDTVLLLEHPSVYTAGKRTEPWDRPMDGTPVVDVDRGGKITWHGPGQLVGYPILRLPDPVDVVAYVRRTEQLLIDVCAEFGLTAGRVEGRSGVWVPEDDRGPARKVAAIGIRVARGVTLHGFSVNCDCDLAYFDRIVPCGIRDAGVTSLTAELGRPVTVADVLPVVERHLPTLVTA; encoded by the coding sequence GTGACCACGACGACCCCCGGCCTCACGGCCGTCCGCGCCGGCGTCCTCGACTACCAGGCCGCCTGGGACGAGCAGCGTCGACTGCACGAGTCGGTGGTGGCCGGGGAGCGCGGCGACACCGTGCTGCTCCTGGAGCACCCGAGCGTCTACACAGCCGGCAAGCGCACCGAGCCGTGGGACCGGCCGATGGACGGCACCCCGGTCGTCGACGTGGACCGGGGCGGCAAGATCACCTGGCACGGCCCCGGGCAGCTGGTGGGCTACCCGATCCTGCGGCTGCCCGACCCGGTGGACGTGGTCGCCTACGTCCGCCGCACCGAGCAGTTGCTGATCGACGTCTGCGCCGAGTTCGGGCTGACCGCCGGCCGGGTCGAGGGGCGCAGCGGGGTCTGGGTGCCCGAGGACGACCGGGGGCCGGCCCGCAAGGTGGCCGCCATCGGCATCCGGGTCGCCCGCGGGGTGACCCTGCACGGCTTCTCGGTCAACTGCGACTGCGACCTCGCGTACTTCGACCGGATCGTGCCCTGCGGCATCCGCGACGCCGGGGTCACCTCGCTCACCGCCGAGCTGGGCCGCCCGGTCACCGTGGCCGACGTGCTGCCGGTCGTCGAGCGCCACCTGCCCACCCTCGTCACGGCCTGA
- a CDS encoding cellulose-binding protein, with protein sequence MAAAAAVAVALPMTQASGASGGPGPASVGADATNLSLGAGSDGSSKASGTSYGNVRDGDMGTYWSPAGSTGRISIKWDTATTVASINIREAAGAVGAIGSWRVVNNDTGATLASGAGAGAITFAATSLRKINFEITSSTGTPRVAEFETYAPGGTTPPPTTPPPTTPPPTTPPPTTPPPTTPPPSGGTLYVAPTGTDGAAGTEANPTTLTSAITRIAAGGTIYLRGGTYRYSQTITIGQGNNGTSSARKNIFAYPGETPILNFSAQSEDPANRGLAVGGSYWHIRGIIVERAGDNGILLAGNNNIIERTVTRHNRDSGLQLSRLVANAPRDQWPSNNLVVSTVSHDNVDSDGEDADGFAPKLTVGPGNVFRYTVAHNNIDDGYDLYTKSDTGAIGAVTIESSLAYGNGTLSNGGQAGAGDRNGYKLGGEDIGVNHIVRGNIAYDNGKHGFTYNRNLGTMQVSNNASIGNTERNFTFDGGSSVFRNNTSCDGGSNDKIVGNSDSSNQFWSGTNGSRCSQYSGALGWSFASDGRLVVTFGGRVVIP encoded by the coding sequence GTGGCCGCCGCAGCCGCGGTCGCCGTGGCGCTACCGATGACCCAGGCGTCGGGTGCGTCCGGCGGTCCCGGTCCCGCGTCGGTCGGTGCCGACGCGACCAACCTCAGCCTCGGGGCAGGCTCCGACGGCTCCAGCAAGGCAAGCGGTACCAGTTACGGCAACGTGCGCGACGGCGACATGGGCACCTACTGGTCGCCGGCCGGCTCGACCGGCCGCATCTCGATCAAGTGGGACACCGCCACCACCGTGGCCTCGATCAACATCCGGGAGGCGGCCGGTGCCGTCGGAGCCATCGGCTCCTGGCGGGTCGTCAACAACGACACCGGCGCCACCCTGGCCAGCGGCGCTGGGGCGGGGGCCATCACCTTCGCCGCCACCTCGCTGCGCAAGATCAACTTTGAGATCACCAGCTCGACCGGTACCCCGCGGGTCGCCGAGTTCGAGACGTACGCCCCGGGCGGGACCACTCCGCCGCCCACCACCCCGCCGCCGACGACTCCGCCGCCCACCACCCCGCCGCCGACCACGCCCCCGCCGACCACACCCCCGCCGTCAGGCGGCACGCTGTACGTGGCGCCGACCGGCACCGACGGCGCGGCCGGCACGGAGGCCAACCCGACGACGCTCACCTCCGCGATCACCCGGATCGCCGCCGGCGGCACGATCTACCTGCGCGGCGGCACCTACCGCTACTCGCAGACCATCACCATCGGGCAGGGCAACAACGGCACGTCGAGCGCGCGCAAGAACATCTTCGCCTACCCGGGCGAGACCCCGATCCTGAACTTCTCGGCCCAGAGCGAGGACCCGGCGAACCGTGGCCTCGCGGTGGGCGGATCGTACTGGCACATCCGCGGCATCATCGTCGAGCGGGCCGGGGACAACGGCATCCTGCTCGCCGGAAACAACAACATCATCGAGCGTACGGTGACCCGCCACAACCGGGACTCCGGGCTCCAGCTCTCGCGGCTGGTGGCCAACGCGCCCCGCGACCAGTGGCCCTCCAACAACCTCGTGGTCAGCACCGTGTCGCACGACAACGTCGACTCCGACGGTGAGGACGCCGACGGTTTCGCCCCGAAGCTCACCGTCGGCCCCGGCAACGTCTTCCGCTACACCGTGGCCCACAACAACATCGACGACGGCTACGACCTCTACACCAAGAGCGACACCGGGGCCATCGGCGCGGTGACCATCGAGTCCTCGCTCGCCTACGGCAACGGCACCCTCAGCAACGGCGGCCAGGCCGGGGCCGGCGACCGCAACGGCTACAAGCTCGGTGGCGAGGACATCGGGGTGAACCACATCGTCCGGGGCAACATCGCCTACGACAACGGCAAGCACGGATTCACCTACAACCGCAATCTGGGCACCATGCAGGTGTCGAACAACGCCAGCATCGGCAACACCGAACGCAACTTCACCTTCGATGGCGGCTCCTCGGTGTTCCGGAACAACACCTCGTGCGACGGCGGCTCGAACGACAAGATCGTCGGCAACTCCGACAGCTCGAACCAGTTCTGGTCCGGCACCAACGGATCCCGGTGCTCCCAGTACTCCGGCGCCCTGGGCTGGTCCTTCGCGTCCGACGGCCGCCTGGTCGTGACCTTCGGCGGCAGGGTGGTCATCCCGTGA
- a CDS encoding LLM class flavin-dependent oxidoreductase: MAIFSLQATPSDGPSWLDLARRAEAAGFDSLSTADHPGRTTSPFVALAAAAAVTSRIGLGSYVSNAGIREPMLLASDVATLDLLSGGRAWLGLGAGHTPAEWRAVGRERPDVAGRVRRCLAVAEAVRALLDGEEVTVDTPDLVVRGARLDTPRPVRRVPLTLGTANSALLRWAGAHADVVGLAGLGRTLPDGYMHEVRWREADIEAQLACVAAGAAGRAEPPVLEALVQHVAVTDDAEAAAAQFAGQTGLTVAELMATPFVLIGTEDEIVAAVAAHRRRWGVTRFVVRADALDPLTPVLARLTATG; the protein is encoded by the coding sequence ATGGCGATCTTCTCCCTCCAGGCCACCCCGTCCGACGGCCCGAGCTGGCTGGACCTGGCCCGCCGCGCCGAGGCCGCCGGTTTCGACAGCCTCTCCACCGCCGACCACCCGGGCCGGACGACCTCGCCGTTCGTCGCCCTGGCCGCCGCCGCGGCGGTGACGTCGAGGATCGGCCTCGGCTCGTACGTCTCCAACGCCGGCATCCGGGAGCCGATGCTGCTCGCCTCGGACGTGGCCACCCTCGACCTGCTCTCCGGCGGGCGCGCGTGGCTCGGCCTCGGCGCCGGCCACACCCCGGCCGAGTGGCGCGCGGTCGGGCGGGAACGCCCCGACGTCGCCGGCCGGGTGCGTCGCTGCCTGGCCGTCGCCGAGGCCGTCCGCGCCCTCCTCGACGGTGAGGAGGTCACCGTCGACACCCCCGACCTGGTCGTGCGGGGCGCTCGGCTGGACACGCCGCGCCCGGTGCGGCGCGTCCCGCTGACGCTCGGCACGGCGAACTCGGCGCTGCTGCGCTGGGCCGGCGCCCACGCCGACGTGGTCGGGCTGGCCGGCCTGGGCCGCACCCTGCCCGACGGCTACATGCACGAGGTGCGCTGGCGCGAGGCCGACATCGAGGCGCAACTGGCCTGCGTGGCGGCCGGGGCGGCCGGGCGCGCCGAACCGCCGGTGCTGGAGGCGCTCGTGCAGCACGTCGCCGTCACCGACGACGCCGAGGCCGCCGCCGCGCAGTTCGCCGGGCAGACCGGCCTGACCGTCGCCGAACTGATGGCCACGCCGTTCGTGCTGATCGGCACCGAGGACGAGATCGTCGCGGCGGTCGCCGCCCACCGCCGTCGCTGGGGCGTCACCCGGTTCGTCGTCCGCGCCGACGCGCTCGACCCGCTCACGCCGGTGCTGGCCCGCCTGACGGCCACCGGCTGA
- a CDS encoding type II toxin-antitoxin system VapC family toxin: MSGEPPVRGLIDTNIVIHLSALAPEELPDEMVISAVTLAELSAGPHHTDDRAERARRTSVLQHAEAMFEPLPFDAEAARAFGMITSAVLTTGRTTRRRLADLMIASIAYTNGLSLYTTNPSDFVGLEKLVEVMSVRRP; this comes from the coding sequence GTGAGTGGTGAGCCGCCGGTTCGTGGCCTGATCGACACGAACATCGTGATCCACCTCAGCGCCCTGGCTCCGGAGGAACTGCCGGACGAGATGGTCATCAGTGCGGTGACACTCGCGGAACTGTCCGCAGGCCCGCACCACACCGACGACCGCGCCGAGCGGGCCCGACGGACCAGCGTTCTGCAACACGCCGAGGCCATGTTCGAACCGTTACCCTTCGACGCCGAGGCGGCACGGGCCTTCGGCATGATCACCAGTGCGGTGCTGACGACCGGGCGCACCACTCGCCGTCGGCTGGCGGACCTGATGATCGCTTCCATCGCGTACACGAACGGCCTGTCGCTCTACACCACCAACCCGAGCGACTTCGTGGGACTGGAGAAGCTGGTAGAGGTCATGTCCGTCCGGCGTCCCTGA
- the aspS gene encoding aspartate--tRNA(Asn) ligase codes for MQRILSHQLSAHVGEDVRIAGWVHRRRLLKSVAFLIVRDSAGLAQVVVTDPAVRAELGELGEETVVEVSGTVVANPTAPAGVELTAPTVRPLGPPAVSPPFDLYRPALTASLPTQLDHASVALRHPTRAAALRVSAAAVAGFRAALDARDFVEIHTPKVVGSSTESGANVFALDWFGRPAYLAQSPQFYKQLMVGVFERVYEVGPVFRAEPHDTVRHLAQYTSLDAELGFVADHRDVMVVLRDTLAGMLGSVTERAGAALATLGVTAPEVPAEIPAVHFTEALGIAGAPADEPDLAPAHERALGEWARREHGSEFLFVTGYPMAKRPFYTHPDPARPAYSNGFDLLFRGLELVTGGQRLHRHADYLAALAARGEPVEPYAGYVDAFRHGMPPHGGFAIGLERFVARLTGATNVREVTAFPRDLHRLTP; via the coding sequence GTGCAACGCATCCTTTCCCACCAGCTCTCCGCCCATGTCGGCGAGGACGTCCGCATCGCCGGCTGGGTGCACCGCCGCCGGCTGCTCAAGTCGGTGGCCTTCCTGATCGTGCGGGACTCCGCCGGCCTCGCCCAGGTGGTGGTCACCGACCCGGCCGTCCGCGCCGAGCTGGGCGAACTCGGCGAGGAGACCGTCGTCGAGGTGAGCGGCACGGTGGTCGCGAACCCCACCGCGCCCGCCGGGGTCGAGCTGACCGCCCCGACGGTACGACCGCTCGGCCCGCCCGCCGTGTCGCCGCCGTTCGACCTGTACCGGCCGGCGCTGACCGCGAGCCTGCCCACCCAGCTCGACCACGCTTCGGTGGCCCTGCGCCACCCGACCCGCGCGGCGGCGCTGCGCGTCTCGGCGGCGGCGGTGGCCGGCTTCCGGGCCGCGCTCGACGCCCGCGACTTCGTGGAGATCCACACCCCGAAGGTGGTCGGCTCGTCCACCGAGAGCGGGGCGAACGTCTTCGCGCTGGACTGGTTCGGCCGGCCCGCGTACCTGGCCCAGTCGCCGCAGTTCTACAAGCAGCTCATGGTCGGCGTGTTCGAGCGGGTCTACGAGGTGGGGCCGGTGTTCCGGGCCGAGCCGCACGACACCGTCCGGCACCTGGCGCAGTACACCTCGCTCGACGCCGAGCTGGGCTTCGTCGCCGACCACCGGGACGTGATGGTCGTGCTGCGCGACACGCTGGCCGGGATGCTGGGCAGCGTCACCGAGCGGGCCGGGGCCGCGCTGGCCACGCTGGGCGTGACCGCACCGGAGGTGCCGGCGGAGATCCCGGCCGTGCACTTCACCGAGGCGCTGGGGATCGCCGGCGCGCCGGCCGACGAGCCGGACCTGGCGCCGGCGCACGAGCGGGCGCTGGGGGAGTGGGCGCGGCGGGAGCACGGCTCGGAGTTCCTCTTCGTGACCGGCTACCCGATGGCGAAGCGCCCCTTCTACACCCACCCCGACCCGGCGCGGCCCGCGTACTCCAACGGGTTCGACCTGCTGTTCCGAGGGCTGGAGCTGGTGACGGGCGGGCAGCGGCTGCACCGGCACGCCGACTACCTGGCGGCGCTCGCCGCCCGGGGCGAGCCGGTCGAGCCGTACGCCGGCTACGTCGACGCGTTCCGGCACGGCATGCCGCCGCACGGCGGCTTCGCCATCGGGCTGGAACGCTTCGTGGCCCGCCTCACCGGCGCGACCAACGTCCGCGAGGTCACCGCCTTCCCCCGAGACCTCCACCGCCTGACCCCCTGA
- a CDS encoding MerR family transcriptional regulator: MKIGDLARATGVSPRLLRYYEEQGLLTSHRAGGGHRRYAEDAVATVRHIRALLAAGLPTSVIREVLPCVEGPGLELEHCAAPTLRVQLDSLDGKISALQDARSALAGILATTAPDGAVPG, translated from the coding sequence ATGAAGATCGGGGATCTGGCGCGTGCGACCGGCGTCAGCCCGCGCCTGCTGCGCTACTACGAGGAGCAGGGGCTGCTCACCTCGCATCGCGCCGGAGGCGGCCACCGGCGCTACGCCGAGGACGCCGTGGCCACCGTCCGTCACATCAGGGCGCTGCTCGCCGCCGGCCTGCCCACCAGCGTCATCCGGGAGGTGCTGCCCTGCGTCGAGGGCCCGGGCTTGGAGTTGGAGCACTGTGCGGCGCCGACGCTGCGCGTACAGCTCGACAGCCTGGACGGCAAGATCTCCGCCCTGCAGGACGCACGGTCCGCACTCGCCGGCATCCTCGCCACCACCGCCCCCGACGGAGCGGTACCCGGTTAG
- a CDS encoding DUF3488 domain-containing protein, which produces MPTSPSVAPAPTPPPRVTRNRRADLIVALVALALAVWVTSGLWRDPNARAITVNSSDQALFEWLLAFGGHAVTHGDNPLFTYLVNVPDGVNLAVNTSITVYAVVFAPLTFLVGPSATFLVILTLNLAATALAWYWLLSRHLVRSPLAAAVGGLFIGFSPGMVSHANAHLNWTAGWLVPLLVWRTFALRGSRRPLRDGAILGLLVAVAFSIAAEGLFFTALALGVFVAVWALHPAHRAEARAALPGFLRGLAATAVVAGVLLAYPLWLHFAGPQRFHGTGFDAVIHSEDVVAFGAYPRRSLAGEVGLGTRLAPNPTEENSFFGLPLLLLAVACFVALWRRADAGRRATLWALGVTAVVFTVLSFGPEAKVDGRRTDLPMPFDLLGHLPVVNAALPARLALVVAPVIGVLLAYAVDLLRADPPRRPAARRAWWAAFAVALLPLLPTPLLTIEREPIPRFVTAGTWRDHVSPGGVLTPVPLTLDVYPDGQRWQAYALAHRQGEFAIPSGFFLGPGGPDGRGRIGPTPRPFGALVDQAGRTGLVPIVTEGTIQEVRADLRHWRIETIVLADEVHGAKWPVDEEAIRRTVTALLGPPERVDDVWLWRVPQG; this is translated from the coding sequence GTGCCGACCTCCCCGTCCGTGGCGCCCGCGCCGACCCCGCCGCCCCGCGTCACCCGGAACCGCCGGGCCGACCTGATCGTGGCGCTGGTCGCGCTGGCCCTCGCCGTCTGGGTGACCAGCGGGCTGTGGCGGGACCCGAACGCCCGCGCCATCACGGTCAACTCCAGCGACCAGGCGCTCTTCGAGTGGCTGCTGGCCTTCGGCGGGCACGCGGTGACCCACGGCGACAACCCGCTCTTCACCTACCTGGTCAACGTCCCCGACGGGGTCAACCTCGCGGTCAACACCTCGATCACGGTGTACGCGGTGGTCTTCGCCCCGCTGACGTTCCTCGTCGGCCCCTCGGCGACGTTCCTGGTGATCCTCACCCTCAACCTGGCCGCCACCGCGCTCGCCTGGTACTGGCTGCTCTCCCGGCACCTGGTCCGCAGCCCGCTCGCCGCCGCGGTCGGCGGGCTGTTCATCGGCTTCTCCCCCGGCATGGTCTCGCACGCCAACGCCCACCTGAACTGGACCGCCGGCTGGCTGGTGCCGCTGCTGGTCTGGCGGACCTTCGCGCTGCGCGGCTCCCGGCGCCCGCTGCGCGACGGCGCGATCCTCGGCCTGCTCGTCGCCGTCGCCTTCTCCATCGCCGCCGAGGGGCTCTTCTTCACCGCGCTGGCGCTCGGCGTCTTCGTCGCCGTCTGGGCGCTGCACCCGGCCCACCGCGCCGAGGCGCGGGCGGCGCTGCCCGGCTTCCTGCGAGGGCTCGCGGCGACCGCCGTGGTCGCCGGGGTGCTGCTGGCGTACCCGCTCTGGCTGCACTTCGCCGGCCCGCAGCGCTTCCACGGCACCGGCTTCGACGCCGTCATCCACTCCGAGGACGTGGTGGCGTTCGGGGCGTACCCGCGCCGCTCGCTGGCCGGCGAGGTGGGGCTGGGCACCCGGCTGGCGCCCAACCCGACGGAGGAGAACTCGTTCTTCGGGCTCCCCCTGCTGCTGCTCGCCGTCGCGTGCTTCGTGGCGCTGTGGCGCCGGGCCGACGCGGGTCGCCGGGCGACACTGTGGGCGCTGGGCGTGACCGCCGTTGTCTTCACGGTGCTCTCGTTCGGGCCCGAGGCCAAGGTCGACGGGCGGCGCACCGACCTGCCGATGCCGTTCGACCTGCTCGGGCACCTGCCGGTGGTGAACGCCGCCCTGCCCGCCCGGCTGGCGCTGGTGGTGGCGCCGGTGATCGGGGTGCTGCTCGCGTACGCCGTCGACCTGTTGCGCGCCGACCCGCCCCGGCGTCCGGCCGCCCGGCGGGCCTGGTGGGCGGCGTTCGCGGTGGCGCTGCTGCCGCTGCTGCCGACCCCGCTGCTGACCATCGAGCGCGAGCCGATCCCCCGGTTCGTCACCGCCGGCACCTGGCGCGACCACGTCTCCCCGGGCGGGGTGCTGACCCCGGTGCCGCTGACCCTCGACGTCTATCCCGACGGGCAGCGCTGGCAGGCGTACGCCCTGGCGCACCGACAGGGCGAGTTCGCCATCCCCTCCGGTTTCTTCCTCGGGCCGGGCGGCCCCGACGGCCGGGGCCGGATCGGCCCGACGCCGCGCCCGTTCGGCGCGCTGGTGGACCAGGCGGGACGGACCGGGCTGGTGCCGATCGTCACCGAGGGCACCATCCAGGAGGTCCGCGCCGACCTGCGGCACTGGCGGATCGAGACGATCGTGCTGGCCGACGAGGTGCACGGGGCGAAGTGGCCGGTCGACGAAGAGGCGATCCGGCGCACCGTGACCGCGTTGCTCGGCCCGCCCGAGCGGGTCGACGACGTGTGGCTCTGGCGCGTCCCGCAGGGCTGA
- a CDS encoding TIGR01777 family oxidoreductase translates to MRILMAGASGFLGTRLAHRLTADGHQVTRLVRRPPRTPDERQWNPPAAQLDPAVVAEADAVVNLAGAGVGDRRWNDRYRQLIRSSRVDSTTTLAITIARLPDGDRPRVLLNSSAVGWYGNTGDRTVEEDAPAGQGFLADVCRVWEAATRPAEDAGVRVVRLRTGLPLHRDGGLLKPQLLPFRLGIAGRLGSGRQWLPWISMADWLDAAAFLLARDDIAGPVNGVGPAPVTNAEFTRELARQLRRPAIIPIPAVALKVALGGFAHEALTSTRVLPGVLTEAGFAYRHPTLSTALHAALTTP, encoded by the coding sequence ATGCGGATCCTCATGGCCGGCGCGTCCGGTTTCCTCGGCACCCGGCTGGCCCACCGGCTCACGGCGGACGGGCACCAGGTCACCCGGCTGGTCCGCCGACCACCGCGCACCCCCGACGAGCGGCAGTGGAACCCGCCCGCCGCGCAGCTCGACCCGGCGGTCGTGGCCGAGGCGGACGCGGTGGTCAACCTGGCCGGCGCGGGCGTCGGCGACCGGCGGTGGAACGACCGGTACCGCCAGCTGATCCGGTCCAGCCGGGTCGACAGCACCACCACGCTGGCGATCACCATCGCCAGGCTGCCCGACGGCGACCGGCCGCGGGTGCTGCTCAACTCCTCGGCCGTCGGTTGGTACGGCAACACCGGCGACCGGACGGTCGAGGAGGACGCTCCGGCCGGCCAGGGCTTCCTGGCCGACGTCTGCCGGGTCTGGGAGGCCGCGACCCGCCCGGCCGAGGACGCGGGCGTACGCGTGGTGCGGCTGCGCACGGGGCTGCCGCTGCACCGCGACGGCGGGCTGCTCAAGCCGCAGTTGCTGCCGTTCCGGCTGGGCATCGCCGGCCGGCTCGGCAGCGGGCGGCAGTGGCTGCCGTGGATCTCCATGGCGGACTGGCTGGACGCGGCGGCGTTCCTGCTGGCCCGCGACGACATCGCGGGACCGGTCAACGGGGTGGGGCCGGCCCCGGTGACCAACGCCGAGTTCACCCGCGAGCTGGCCCGGCAGCTGCGCCGGCCGGCGATCATCCCGATCCCGGCGGTGGCGTTGAAGGTGGCGCTCGGCGGCTTCGCCCACGAGGCGCTGACGAGCACCCGCGTCCTCCCCGGCGTGCTCACGGAGGCCGGCTTCGCCTACCGCCACCCCACCCTGTCCACCGCCCTCCACGCGGCCCTGACCACCCCCTGA
- a CDS encoding VOC family protein, translating to MRIDLVTIVVAEYDPAIAFFTEVLGFDLVEDSPSLTNDGRPKRWVVVRPPGGQTGLLLARADGDRQARAVGDQVAGRVGFFLRVDDFDAVHRRMVEAGVEFVKPPRTEPYGRVAVFRDIAGNLWDLLGPP from the coding sequence GTGCGGATCGACCTGGTCACGATCGTCGTCGCCGAGTACGACCCGGCCATCGCGTTCTTCACCGAGGTGCTCGGCTTCGACCTGGTCGAGGATTCGCCCTCGCTGACCAACGACGGCCGCCCGAAGCGCTGGGTCGTCGTCCGGCCGCCCGGCGGGCAGACCGGGCTGCTGCTGGCCCGCGCCGACGGCGACCGGCAGGCGCGGGCGGTGGGCGACCAGGTCGCCGGCCGGGTGGGCTTCTTCCTCCGCGTCGACGACTTCGACGCCGTCCACCGCCGGATGGTCGAGGCGGGCGTCGAGTTCGTGAAGCCGCCCCGCACCGAGCCGTACGGCCGGGTCGCCGTCTTCCGCGACATCGCCGGCAACCTCTGGGACCTCCTCGGCCCACCCTGA
- a CDS encoding extracellular catalytic domain type 1 short-chain-length polyhydroxyalkanoate depolymerase, which yields MRRSPSLSTRLTGAVAGLVLAVTAAVTLAAPAQAATLTQVTGFGSNPGNLAMYAYRPDNLPAGAPAVVLLHGCTQNAAGYFANSGWQKFADQWKFALIVPQQSSANQPLSCFNWFVEQDITRGSGEALSIRQMVDHARANFGTDPSRVFVSGLSAGGGMSAVMLATYPDVFAAGSVIAGLPYRCSPPASTSTCQYSGVNKSPREWGNLVRAAHPGHTGPRPRVAIWHGTSDSTVVPANATELRDQWTDVRGVSQTPTSTASLPANTSLEVYGDDDVRVYRISGMGHGTPVDPGAAADQCGTAAPYLLDTICSAYHDAVFFGLNGGTTPSPTPTASPTAGPTASPTVTPTASPTASPTCVTASNYAHVTAGRAYHSGGYAYANGSGQRMGLYNTFYTSTLKQTGPNHWVIGC from the coding sequence GTGCGCCGCTCCCCGTCCCTGTCCACCCGGCTGACCGGTGCGGTCGCTGGGCTGGTCCTCGCCGTCACCGCGGCGGTGACCCTCGCCGCCCCCGCCCAGGCCGCCACCCTCACCCAGGTCACCGGCTTCGGCTCCAACCCCGGCAACCTCGCCATGTACGCGTACCGACCGGACAACCTGCCGGCCGGAGCCCCGGCGGTCGTGCTGCTGCACGGATGCACCCAGAACGCCGCCGGCTACTTCGCCAACTCCGGTTGGCAGAAGTTCGCCGACCAGTGGAAGTTCGCCCTGATCGTGCCGCAGCAGTCCAGCGCCAACCAGCCGCTGAGCTGCTTCAACTGGTTCGTCGAGCAGGACATCACCCGGGGCTCCGGCGAGGCGCTGTCGATCAGGCAGATGGTCGACCACGCCCGCGCAAATTTCGGCACCGATCCGAGCCGGGTCTTCGTCAGCGGGCTCTCCGCGGGCGGGGGGATGAGCGCGGTCATGCTCGCCACCTACCCGGACGTCTTCGCCGCCGGCTCCGTCATCGCCGGCCTGCCGTACCGCTGCTCGCCGCCCGCCTCCACCAGCACCTGCCAGTACAGCGGGGTGAACAAGAGCCCGCGGGAGTGGGGCAACCTCGTCCGGGCCGCCCACCCAGGGCACACCGGGCCGCGCCCGCGGGTCGCCATCTGGCACGGCACCTCGGACTCCACCGTCGTGCCGGCCAACGCCACCGAGCTGCGCGACCAGTGGACCGACGTGCGGGGCGTCTCCCAGACTCCGACCAGCACGGCGTCGCTGCCGGCCAACACCAGCCTCGAGGTGTACGGCGACGACGACGTGCGGGTCTACCGGATCTCCGGCATGGGCCACGGCACCCCGGTGGACCCCGGTGCGGCCGCCGACCAGTGCGGCACCGCCGCCCCGTACCTGCTCGACACCATCTGCTCCGCCTACCACGACGCGGTCTTCTTCGGCCTGAACGGCGGGACCACCCCGAGCCCGACGCCGACCGCCTCCCCGACCGCCGGCCCCACGGCGTCCCCGACGGTGACTCCCACCGCGTCCCCGACGGCGTCCCCGACCTGCGTCACGGCCAGCAACTACGCCCACGTCACCGCCGGCCGGGCCTACCACTCCGGCGGCTACGCCTACGCCAACGGCTCCGGCCAGCGGATGGGCCTCTACAACACCTTCTACACCAGCACCCTCAAGCAGACCGGCCCCAACCACTGGGTGATCGGCTGCTGA